Proteins co-encoded in one Sulfurimonas sp. HSL1-2 genomic window:
- a CDS encoding DMT family transporter, whose protein sequence is MPLVIESGGIMKKYSVYILVGLCVLFWSGNFILGRFVRDDVQPLELAFFRWAFVCLMLLPAFYYVSLRNVLKLVREHFIVTSVLAILSVTFFNTILYTALQTTTATNALLINSSVPIMILILSAMMLKHDVSRRQVAGIALSTAGVVFLILKGDFGSVSALRLVHGDFWMLASSLSWALYSVLFKLKPAGFSSAELFMANMYLGFLYLLPIYLAQGYTLHAEAVLLENYWAYFIYVSLFASILSYIFWNRGIDVLGAAKTGQFAHLMPLFGAILAYIFLGETLQFYHVVGALLIGAGIYTSLFSAKLTI, encoded by the coding sequence ATGCCGCTAGTCATTGAAAGCGGGGGCATTATGAAGAAGTACAGCGTCTATATCCTTGTCGGCCTCTGCGTGCTTTTCTGGTCGGGGAACTTCATTCTGGGCCGGTTCGTCCGGGACGATGTACAGCCTTTGGAGCTGGCCTTTTTCCGCTGGGCCTTCGTCTGCCTCATGCTGCTCCCCGCGTTTTACTATGTCAGCCTCCGCAACGTCTTGAAGCTGGTCCGCGAACACTTCATCGTGACGTCCGTACTGGCCATTCTCAGCGTGACGTTCTTCAACACCATCCTTTACACGGCCCTGCAGACAACGACGGCGACGAACGCGCTGCTCATCAACTCCAGCGTCCCCATCATGATCCTGATCCTCTCAGCGATGATGCTCAAACATGACGTGAGCAGGCGGCAGGTTGCGGGGATCGCACTGTCGACGGCGGGGGTCGTTTTCCTGATCCTCAAAGGCGATTTCGGAAGCGTCTCGGCGCTCCGTCTCGTGCACGGCGACTTCTGGATGCTGGCGAGTTCGCTGTCGTGGGCGCTGTACTCGGTCCTTTTCAAGCTGAAACCCGCGGGCTTCAGCAGTGCGGAGCTTTTTATGGCCAATATGTACCTGGGCTTCCTCTACCTGCTGCCGATCTACCTGGCGCAGGGCTATACGCTCCACGCGGAAGCGGTACTGCTTGAAAACTACTGGGCCTACTTCATCTACGTCTCTTTGTTCGCTTCGATCCTCTCCTATATCTTCTGGAACAGGGGGATCGATGTTTTGGGTGCCGCCAAAACGGGGCAGTTCGCCCACCTCATGCCACTCTTCGGTGCCATACTGGCCTACATCTTCCTCGGCGAAACCCTGCAGTTCTACCACGTCGTCGGGGCGCTTCTGATCGGGGCGGGGATCTATACGTCGCTTTTTTCGGCGAAGCTTACTATTTAA
- a CDS encoding DUF6544 family protein produces MITGKRTLPMTLLYLFMILLLLMIGALSLLRLWDWNAERAEWQRLLSKQPEHPAQFDPQVVKGLPAAAQRYFAYTIAPGTPLLNVAEIDMKGQFSLKPPEYLPMQARQILALPHGFVWKMHLIGGLPVSGSDTGSWTRFRILGLIPVARTGGDADHTRSAFGRYVIEAVFWTPAALLPRPGIRWEEVSENVARVTVTEGALSQAVEITIGADGQPAEVSMRRWSNANPQKTYRFQPFGGTLSDFRDVSGFRLPFRVEGGNMFGTGDYFPFYKAEVTAIRFPGVQQDSSATR; encoded by the coding sequence ATGATTACAGGTAAACGGACACTGCCGATGACGCTGCTCTACCTCTTTATGATCCTGCTCCTACTGATGATTGGGGCACTCTCCCTGCTTCGCCTCTGGGATTGGAACGCAGAGCGGGCCGAATGGCAGCGGCTCCTCTCGAAACAGCCGGAACATCCAGCACAATTCGACCCGCAAGTGGTGAAAGGCCTGCCGGCAGCGGCGCAGCGCTACTTCGCCTACACCATCGCCCCCGGCACGCCCCTGCTAAATGTCGCCGAGATCGACATGAAAGGGCAGTTCAGCCTCAAACCGCCCGAGTATCTGCCCATGCAGGCCCGGCAGATTCTCGCCCTGCCCCACGGCTTCGTCTGGAAGATGCACCTCATCGGCGGCCTGCCTGTTTCCGGCTCCGACACGGGCAGCTGGACACGGTTCAGGATACTGGGGCTCATCCCCGTCGCCCGGACGGGCGGGGACGCCGACCATACCCGCTCCGCCTTCGGCCGCTACGTCATCGAAGCGGTGTTCTGGACCCCGGCGGCCCTGCTGCCCCGACCGGGCATAAGATGGGAAGAAGTAAGTGAAAACGTCGCCCGCGTCACCGTGACCGAAGGGGCGCTTTCGCAGGCGGTGGAGATCACCATCGGTGCCGACGGACAGCCCGCGGAAGTCTCCATGAGGCGCTGGAGCAATGCCAACCCGCAAAAAACGTACCGGTTCCAGCCCTTCGGCGGGACGCTGTCGGATTTCCGCGACGTCTCCGGTTTCCGGCTGCCCTTCAGGGTCGAAGGGGGCAATATGTTCGGTACCGGTGATTACTTCCCCTTTTACAAGGCGGAAGTCACGGCAATCCGTTTTCCCGGAGTGCAGCAAGATAGCTCAGCTACCCGCTGA
- a CDS encoding DUF1003 domain-containing protein, translating to MKTKNLQSRETCAVCGKPFVRSKLVSGESVRQEVADEIRKDHPEWSHEKFICRPDLSTYRGKYVQSLVESEMGELTSLENEVLRSLTEHELLSANIEDSFEKRWSLGERMADRLASFGGSWTFLMLFALFLLLWIGINSAVLYVKPVDPYPYIFLNLLLSCLAAIQAPIIMMSQNRQEAKDRLRSQHDYQVNLKSELEIRHLHEKIDHLMTQQWERLVQIQKLQVDLLSDLGERK from the coding sequence ATGAAAACCAAAAACCTCCAAAGCCGGGAAACCTGTGCCGTCTGCGGCAAGCCGTTTGTACGCAGCAAACTGGTATCGGGTGAATCGGTCCGGCAGGAAGTCGCCGACGAGATCCGAAAAGATCACCCGGAATGGTCGCATGAAAAGTTCATCTGCCGACCCGATCTCTCCACCTACCGGGGCAAATACGTCCAGAGCCTGGTGGAGTCGGAGATGGGGGAGCTGACATCGCTGGAGAACGAGGTTCTGCGCAGCCTCACCGAACACGAGCTCCTCTCTGCCAACATCGAAGACTCCTTTGAAAAGCGCTGGAGCCTCGGCGAACGTATGGCGGACCGGCTGGCGTCATTCGGCGGCAGCTGGACCTTTCTCATGCTTTTCGCGTTGTTTCTGCTGCTGTGGATCGGGATAAACTCGGCGGTGCTTTACGTCAAACCGGTCGACCCCTATCCCTACATCTTCCTCAACCTTCTGCTCTCCTGCCTTGCGGCTATCCAGGCACCCATCATTATGATGAGCCAGAACCGCCAGGAGGCCAAGGACCGCCTGCGCTCCCAGCACGACTACCAGGTCAATCTCAAGTCCGAACTGGAAATAAGACACCTGCACGAGAAAATCGACCACCTGATGACCCAGCAGTGGGAACGGCTGGTCCAGATCCAGAAACTGCAGGTCGACCTGCTCTCCGATCTCGGCGAACGTAAATAG
- a CDS encoding MMPL family transporter: protein MKRFYTGFVFRYPALVIALLLLVTGVLALQIPKLSVDASAETLLLEHDKDLAYSRLVAKRYRSPDFLVVTYTPKDDLLSPETLHTLRTLSDALAKVEGVDSVTSILNVPLLESPPKPVKELLEKIPSIGAGDANLTLARQELARNPLYVSNLVSPDLRTTALQVNLTFDARYYELLDRLNALRSRDENGSITAVQKQELASADAAFKAYRDVLRAKDHRLILAVRSILASHHEAGQLFLGGVTMIADDMITFVKRDLETYGSAVLVLLLLVLWVLFRQWRWVLLPVMILAISIAMTAGLLGLFGFEVTVISSNFISLQLIIALSVIIHLIVRYRELALVKPDEAQETLVLESTLAVSVPAFFAIVTTIAGFASLMLSDIKPVASLGWMMSIGIAVSLIVIYLLFPAVGVLLKRKAPQTSFDRHFPLTIILARFIARDKAVILLGALAMVVFAVTGAQKLKVENSFINYFKPSTEIYRGMSVIDRQLGGTTPLDITIDLPPPPESGTAKRAEDESDEFAEFEQEYAAEASKAQYWFTDDRMAVVQRVHDWLSTRDHVGKVLSLGTMLEVGRTMNSGKPLDNFDLALLYNELPPKFADIILTPYVDIAHNQVRFALRLTDSDPDLRRNALLKELREGLITDVGIPPEHLHISGLMVLYNNMLQSLFASQIETLGLMVALLFLTFWALFRSLLTAVIAIMDNVIPVGAVFGVMGWAGIPLDMMTITIAAISIGIAVDDTIHYIHRFKHELAADGDYVAAMQRCHATTGYAMTYTTVAIIIGFFILVFSVFIPTIYFGLLTVLVMFLAILADLLLLPKLILLIRPFGVPPIAMKSVETAS, encoded by the coding sequence TTGAAGCGTTTCTATACCGGCTTTGTCTTCCGCTATCCCGCCCTCGTGATCGCACTGCTGCTTTTGGTGACGGGGGTGCTGGCGCTGCAGATCCCCAAGCTCAGTGTTGACGCCTCCGCAGAGACCCTGCTGCTCGAACACGACAAAGACCTTGCCTACTCCCGCCTGGTTGCCAAGCGCTACCGCAGCCCCGATTTTCTTGTCGTCACGTACACGCCGAAGGATGACCTGCTCAGCCCGGAGACGTTGCATACCCTACGGACGCTCAGTGACGCGCTGGCGAAGGTCGAAGGCGTCGATTCGGTCACGTCCATCCTCAATGTGCCGCTGCTGGAGAGCCCGCCGAAACCCGTCAAGGAGCTTCTTGAAAAGATCCCTTCCATCGGCGCGGGGGATGCGAACCTGACGCTGGCACGGCAGGAACTTGCCCGCAATCCGCTCTATGTCTCAAACCTGGTCAGCCCCGATCTCAGAACGACGGCGCTTCAGGTCAACCTCACCTTTGACGCCCGCTACTACGAGCTGCTTGATCGTCTGAATGCGCTCAGAAGCAGGGATGAAAACGGTTCCATCACCGCCGTGCAGAAGCAGGAACTCGCATCGGCGGATGCGGCGTTCAAGGCCTACCGGGACGTCTTAAGGGCCAAGGACCACCGTCTAATCCTTGCGGTGCGAAGCATCCTGGCGTCGCACCATGAAGCCGGCCAGCTTTTTCTCGGCGGCGTGACGATGATTGCCGACGACATGATCACCTTCGTCAAGCGCGATCTCGAAACCTACGGCAGTGCCGTACTGGTGCTCCTCCTTCTCGTGCTCTGGGTGCTCTTCCGCCAATGGCGCTGGGTGCTGCTGCCGGTGATGATCCTGGCCATCTCCATCGCCATGACTGCCGGCCTGCTCGGGCTTTTCGGCTTCGAGGTCACGGTCATCTCCTCCAATTTCATCTCGCTGCAGCTGATCATCGCGCTCTCGGTCATCATCCACCTGATTGTGCGCTACCGCGAGTTGGCTCTGGTGAAACCCGACGAAGCGCAGGAAACGCTGGTACTGGAGAGCACCCTGGCGGTCTCCGTCCCGGCTTTTTTCGCCATCGTTACCACTATAGCAGGGTTCGCATCGCTGATGCTCTCGGATATCAAACCCGTCGCATCGCTGGGCTGGATGATGAGCATCGGTATCGCCGTCTCGCTCATTGTCATCTATCTGCTCTTTCCGGCGGTCGGCGTCCTGCTGAAGCGCAAAGCGCCGCAGACCAGTTTCGACCGGCACTTCCCGCTGACCATCATTCTGGCACGATTCATTGCCCGGGACAAGGCTGTCATTCTCCTCGGAGCCCTTGCGATGGTGGTATTCGCCGTTACGGGGGCACAGAAGCTGAAAGTGGAAAACAGCTTCATCAACTACTTCAAACCCTCCACGGAGATATACCGGGGCATGTCGGTCATCGACCGGCAGCTCGGCGGTACGACGCCGCTCGATATCACCATCGATCTCCCGCCCCCGCCCGAGAGCGGCACGGCGAAGCGGGCGGAAGATGAAAGCGACGAATTTGCCGAGTTTGAGCAGGAGTATGCGGCGGAGGCCTCCAAAGCCCAGTACTGGTTCACCGATGACCGTATGGCGGTGGTGCAGCGGGTGCATGACTGGCTGTCAACAAGGGACCATGTCGGCAAAGTCCTCTCACTGGGGACGATGCTCGAAGTCGGCCGTACGATGAACAGCGGCAAGCCTCTGGACAATTTCGATCTGGCACTGCTTTACAACGAGCTGCCGCCGAAGTTCGCCGACATCATTCTCACCCCCTACGTCGATATCGCCCATAACCAGGTCCGCTTTGCGCTCCGCCTGACCGACTCCGATCCCGACCTGCGCCGCAACGCGCTGCTGAAAGAGCTGCGGGAGGGGTTGATCACCGATGTGGGTATCCCCCCGGAACATCTGCACATTTCCGGCCTGATGGTACTCTACAACAACATGCTCCAGAGCCTCTTCGCTTCGCAGATCGAGACGCTGGGGCTGATGGTCGCACTGCTTTTCCTGACCTTCTGGGCGCTCTTCCGCTCCCTCCTCACCGCCGTCATAGCGATCATGGACAATGTCATCCCCGTCGGTGCCGTTTTCGGCGTGATGGGGTGGGCCGGCATCCCGCTGGACATGATGACCATCACCATCGCCGCCATCAGTATCGGGATCGCCGTCGATGACACCATCCACTATATCCACCGCTTCAAGCATGAGCTGGCGGCGGACGGGGACTATGTGGCGGCCATGCAGCGCTGCCACGCGACCACGGGCTATGCCATGACCTACACCACCGTCGCGATCATCATCGGGTTTTTTATCCTCGTCTTCTCCGTGTTCATACCGACGATTTATTTCGGCCTGCTGACCGTGCTGGTCATGTTTCTTGCCATTTTGGCGGACCTGCTGCTGCTGCCAAAACTAATCCTGCTCATCAGGCCTTTCGGGGTGCCGCCGATCGCAATGAAAAGCGTTGAAACGGCGTCATAG